The following coding sequences are from one Musa acuminata AAA Group cultivar baxijiao chromosome BXJ2-4, Cavendish_Baxijiao_AAA, whole genome shotgun sequence window:
- the LOC103976798 gene encoding gibberellin 20-oxidase-like protein: protein MVVKPRFPSCLFSLSFFPCFGSLLYRMVSMSEQTSLQLPVLDFSQPVLTTSLSSLYQACKGWGFFYITNHGINKDFYDHLRALAHQAFNLPLDAKIKIGPLTAVGTYTPHFIASPFFESLRVSGPNYFASAKGSSDAIFEQPNVEFCHILQQYGEAMVDLSRRILAILLICLGDGIETKYYDSEFSACHGYLRINNYSRPEESSMGEVEGLGMHTDMSCITILYPDEMGGLQVRSKEGKWVDIMPVKGALVVNIGDLLQAWSNGRLRSSEHRVVLKQTANRFSLAFFWCFEDEKVVAAPEEVVGDGGKRIYRPFVCRDYIKFRENSERGRFDKVGYTVDDFAATQDA from the exons ATGGTTGTCAAACCAAGGTTTCCCTCctgtttgttctctctctctttctttccctGCTTTGGCTCCCTTCTTTACAGGATGGTGTCTATGTCTGAGCAAACTTCTCTGCAGCTCCCTGTGCTGGACTTCTCTCAACCAGTGCTGACCACCTCCCTCTCTTCGCTGTACCAAGCATGCAAGGGCTGGGGCTTCTTCTACATCACCAATCATGGCATCAACAAAGACTTCTACGACCATCTTCGTGCTCTCGCTCATCAAGCCTTCAACCTCCCATTGGATGCCAAGATCAAGATAGGGCCGTTGACTGCGGTGGGCACTTACACTCCTCACTTCATAGCATCGCCATTCTTTGAGAGCCTCCGAGTCTCAGGTCCAAACTACTTTGCATCAGCAAAGGGATCAAGTGATGCCATCTTTGAGCAACCTAACGTCGAGTTCTG CCACATATTGCAACAGTATGGGGAGGCCATGGTAGACCTATCTAGGAGGATCTTGGCAATCCTTTTGATCTGTTTGGGTGATGGAATTGAGACCAAGTACTATGATTCTGAGTTCAGTGCGTGCCATGGATATCTAAGGATAAACAACTACTCGAGACCTGAGGAAAGTAGCATGGGCGAGGTGGAAGGGCTCGGAATGCACACTGACATGAGCTGCATAACGATACTGTATCCCGACGAGATGGGTGGGCTTCAAGTGCGATCAAAGGAAGGTAAATGGGTGGACATAATGCCGGTCAAGGGGGCACTGGTTGTTAACATTGGAGACTTGCTGCAGGCTTGGAGCAATGGACGTTTACGTTCGTCTGAGCACCGGGTGGTTCTGAAGCAAACGGCCAACCGGTTTTCACTTGCCTTCTTCTGGTGTTTTGAGGACGAGAAGGTTGTGGCAGCACCGGAGGAAGTGGTGGGGGATGGGGGGAAGAGGATCTACAGGCCATTTGTCTGCCGAGACTACATCAAATTCCGAGAGAACAGCGAGCGAGGAAGGTTCGACAAGGTCGGCTACACGGTCGACGACTTTGCTGCAACACAAGATGCATGA